From a single Sporosarcina oncorhynchi genomic region:
- a CDS encoding ABC transporter ATP-binding protein, translated as MNQLLDVTDLSVSFNTYAGEVKAVRGINLQLSAGETLAIVGESGSGKSVTSRAIMRILKKPGKITGGRVLYNGKDLTTLSDKAMQKIRGAEISMVFQDAMTSLNPTMTIGRQISEGLKKHQKLSSKEAKTQTVELLKKVEIPNPEVRYKQYPHQFSGGMRQRAVIAMALACNPKVLIADEPTTALDVTIQGQILELLRDLQNVLNMGIIFITHDLGVVANLADRVAVMYAGVIVETGTVDELFYNPKHPYLWGLLASMPKLHMGSKLRAIPGTPPNLLTPPLGCPFAARCPYAMKVCLEEMPARSDVSPTHSAACWLLDTNAPSVSLPQESIVGGEVYAVK; from the coding sequence ATGAACCAACTATTAGACGTTACAGATCTATCCGTTTCTTTCAATACGTACGCCGGCGAAGTAAAAGCTGTCAGAGGCATCAATCTCCAACTTTCAGCCGGGGAGACATTAGCAATTGTCGGTGAATCGGGTTCCGGTAAATCGGTCACCTCCCGCGCAATTATGCGAATTCTGAAAAAGCCCGGTAAGATTACAGGCGGGAGAGTATTGTATAACGGCAAAGACCTAACGACTTTATCCGATAAAGCGATGCAAAAGATCCGTGGGGCAGAGATTTCTATGGTTTTCCAAGACGCAATGACTTCCTTGAATCCCACGATGACAATAGGGCGGCAGATTTCTGAAGGATTAAAGAAACACCAGAAGCTGTCCAGTAAAGAAGCTAAGACTCAGACGGTTGAACTATTGAAAAAAGTAGAAATTCCGAATCCAGAAGTACGGTATAAGCAATATCCTCACCAATTTTCAGGAGGTATGCGGCAACGGGCCGTCATTGCAATGGCACTTGCCTGCAATCCGAAAGTACTGATTGCGGATGAACCGACGACTGCGCTCGACGTCACTATCCAAGGACAAATTCTAGAGCTCTTGCGTGATTTGCAGAACGTATTGAATATGGGCATCATCTTCATCACACATGATTTAGGAGTTGTCGCCAATTTAGCGGACCGCGTCGCAGTTATGTATGCAGGCGTCATTGTGGAAACTGGCACAGTTGATGAACTGTTCTATAATCCGAAGCATCCGTATTTATGGGGTCTGCTAGCTTCAATGCCTAAATTGCATATGGGCTCAAAATTACGAGCCATACCGGGGACTCCTCCGAATTTATTGACGCCGCCATTAGGTTGTCCTTTCGCCGCACGTTGTCCGTACGCGATGAAAGTCTGCCTGGAGGAAATGCCAGCACGCTCAGATGTGTCGCCTACCCATAGCGCCGCATGTTGGTTATTGGATACTAACGCGCCTTCAGTTAGTTTGCCGCAGGAATCCATAGTAGGAGGTGAAGTATATGCAGTCAAATGA
- a CDS encoding aminopeptidase, with the protein MNQILMAKGAKQVVEVCAQVKENEKVVIITEPKTMSIAESVAAAVVAVGAEPVISIIMPRTSDSAEPPETVAAAMLESDVFISAVFTSITHTYAVKNAVQNGSRGIMLTQFEEHMLIDSGVMADFPKAAPTCEAVAKALENAEVIHLKTSHGTDLTMSATGRKSNAMTGMVKAGQFAPVPTIEANVSPLEGTANGTIVTNASIPYIGIGLVKENVVVTVKDGMITNIEGGYEAQILKDDLASKNDENVYNIAEIGVGLNPRCKFNGLMLEDEGVFGSVHIGIGSSITLGGTVKAACHYDLIMTGVTLVADGVTIIEDGNVLL; encoded by the coding sequence ATGAATCAAATCCTTATGGCCAAAGGCGCCAAGCAAGTTGTTGAAGTATGTGCACAAGTGAAAGAGAATGAGAAGGTCGTCATCATTACGGAACCAAAAACGATGTCCATCGCTGAAAGTGTAGCGGCTGCAGTTGTCGCAGTCGGAGCGGAGCCGGTCATTTCGATTATCATGCCCCGCACTTCCGATAGTGCCGAGCCGCCTGAGACTGTCGCTGCCGCAATGCTAGAAAGTGATGTATTCATCAGTGCCGTATTCACATCCATCACCCATACATACGCGGTGAAAAACGCTGTACAGAACGGTTCACGCGGGATCATGTTGACACAATTTGAAGAACATATGCTCATCGATAGCGGCGTCATGGCTGATTTCCCGAAAGCCGCGCCGACTTGTGAAGCAGTTGCAAAAGCACTTGAGAACGCTGAGGTCATTCATCTGAAAACAAGTCATGGAACGGATTTGACGATGTCGGCAACTGGCCGCAAGTCCAACGCCATGACAGGTATGGTAAAAGCCGGTCAATTCGCGCCAGTTCCGACAATCGAAGCAAACGTCTCCCCTCTTGAAGGCACAGCAAACGGAACAATCGTCACGAATGCGAGCATCCCGTATATTGGCATCGGCCTTGTGAAAGAGAATGTGGTTGTCACTGTAAAGGATGGTATGATTACAAATATTGAAGGTGGCTACGAAGCACAAATTTTGAAAGACGACCTTGCTTCAAAAAATGATGAAAACGTCTATAATATTGCAGAAATCGGTGTGGGTCTGAATCCGCGCTGTAAATTCAACGGATTGATGCTAGAAGATGAAGGTGTATTTGGCTCCGTCCATATCGGTATCGGATCGAGCATTACGCTTGGCGGAACAGTGAAAGCGGCTTGTCATTATGATCTCATTATGACAGGAGTAACACTCGTCGCTGACGGTGTGACGATTATTGAAGACGGCAATGTATTATTATAA
- a CDS encoding DDE-type integrase/transposase/recombinase, protein MYPQLLAYLLQYIKYQHTIIITLLTVVLGKAVGSVRPDEPVDKPYRKLQIDELPVLEKLEKLSFQDLLDDYFKAHGKSLKPVQRRKNAKSSVPEKLCCPRCSAPSSYLYANNGDKGQFQCKVCGCLFNKQSRYLKEAILKCPHCLKTLEKVKERKDFDVFKCKNNDCSYYQKKLRQMTQAEKKRFKEDPQAFKVRYIYRQFQFDFKPMADASPVQPKVDLSRIYVSSHTLGLILTYHVNYGISARKTAALMRDVHNVHISHQSVLNYMNSVALTVKPFVDNFPYELSDQFCGDETYIRVNGRWHYIFFFFDAAKKVILSYRTSPNRDTFSAIRALDDMFRKMKTIPENLNIVVDGNPIYLLAQQFFAQHDIHFDVTRVIGLTNEDPVSTEYRPLKQIIERLNRTFKGNYRATHGFGSEDGSVSHVTLFVAYFNFLRPHSSLEGRVPVIVPELKEMPHMPARWTKLIELSQQWLTENAS, encoded by the coding sequence TTGTACCCTCAATTATTAGCTTATTTACTTCAATATATCAAGTACCAGCACACAATTATTATTACGTTACTTACGGTAGTGCTTGGAAAGGCCGTCGGGAGTGTGCGGCCCGATGAGCCTGTAGACAAGCCTTATCGAAAACTTCAGATTGATGAGCTTCCCGTTCTGGAGAAACTCGAGAAGCTGTCCTTTCAGGACTTATTGGATGATTATTTTAAAGCCCATGGGAAGTCTCTAAAACCCGTCCAGCGACGAAAGAATGCCAAATCGAGCGTTCCTGAAAAGCTGTGCTGTCCGCGGTGTAGTGCTCCATCCAGCTACCTGTATGCGAACAACGGAGACAAAGGGCAATTCCAATGTAAAGTCTGCGGATGCCTCTTTAATAAACAAAGCCGGTATCTGAAGGAAGCCATCCTCAAATGTCCCCACTGCTTAAAAACACTTGAAAAAGTAAAAGAACGAAAGGACTTCGACGTTTTCAAATGTAAGAACAATGACTGTTCCTATTACCAAAAGAAGTTGCGCCAAATGACACAAGCAGAAAAGAAACGATTCAAGGAAGATCCCCAGGCCTTCAAAGTTCGGTATATTTACCGTCAGTTTCAATTCGATTTCAAACCGATGGCAGATGCGTCCCCGGTTCAACCTAAGGTGGATCTCTCCAGGATCTATGTGTCTTCACACACACTCGGGCTCATTCTTACGTACCACGTAAACTATGGCATCTCCGCACGGAAGACCGCAGCGCTGATGAGAGACGTTCATAACGTGCATATTTCTCATCAAAGTGTGCTGAACTACATGAACAGTGTTGCGTTGACGGTGAAGCCTTTTGTGGATAATTTCCCGTACGAGTTGTCTGATCAGTTCTGTGGGGATGAAACCTACATCCGTGTAAACGGGCGCTGGCATTACATCTTCTTCTTTTTCGATGCCGCTAAGAAGGTCATCCTGTCCTATCGGACTTCACCGAATCGGGACACCTTTTCAGCGATTCGCGCCCTGGATGATATGTTCAGGAAGATGAAGACCATTCCAGAGAACTTGAACATCGTGGTGGACGGAAACCCTATCTACCTGTTGGCCCAACAATTCTTTGCGCAACACGATATCCATTTTGATGTGACACGTGTAATCGGGCTGACAAACGAAGACCCTGTGTCAACTGAATATCGTCCATTGAAGCAAATCATCGAGCGTTTGAACCGGACATTTAAAGGGAACTACCGCGCCACCCATGGCTTTGGTTCCGAAGATGGATCGGTTTCTCACGTGACGCTGTTTGTCGCGTACTTCAACTTTCTCCGTCCTCATTCATCCTTGGAAGGCCGGGTACCTGTGATTGTCCCAGAATTGAAGGAAATGCCTCACATGCCCGCTCGATGGACGAAACTGATTGAACTATCGCAACAGTGGCTGACCGAGAATGCCAGCTGA
- a CDS encoding sensor histidine kinase, translated as MREIDGQLIRNPSSMLHLGFVYRTISLLLTSCVFFIGTPSPLIFKVGVVFGLIVAGWIIADLQRKYIQQRKILKLLVVIETVGLTCLLLPTGGIVSPFIWYALNPVLVAASFLTPFFAWGILAVYLGSATLIATRFGSFEEIINDISIVYLVSTLTILLATLFSQLTRELLLQTVLLEKQQGDLVRINEQLTETNTQSRIIMEHIMSYYRLMDVASSTTNPRVLMDNIAASVATCTQSNSVFFWLTTVGYENNQFVNRTANVELEADLKKAWSTIQMKPGTFISKIGDELYFMKIVRTSVHVGVIGVEVSADVPITHTFLFRRPFEFLANLSEILLEQMHMEQLKNQFIINEEQNRIANEIHDSVAQRLFGISYSLHGLRVRKDTITAEELDGEYAFLSESAQTTIKELRSAIYRLSSFKKGETPFFDRLTTYLDEYARLNAIRIDYALKGHESLIFTELKEVLYRVICEACGNATRHGNATVIKVTLVIMETVTTVEISDNGRGFSTSKTMKLNEQGIGLMNMKNSVASFGGSFLIEAEVGTGTTVQIELPVVKKLKEQEVAGL; from the coding sequence ATGCGCGAAATTGATGGTCAACTCATTCGAAATCCATCGAGTATGTTGCATCTCGGTTTTGTCTATCGAACAATTTCCTTGTTGCTGACGTCATGTGTTTTCTTTATCGGAACACCATCTCCACTCATTTTTAAAGTAGGCGTCGTATTCGGACTCATTGTTGCCGGTTGGATAATTGCAGATCTGCAGAGAAAGTATATTCAACAGCGTAAAATCCTCAAGTTGCTAGTTGTAATTGAAACAGTCGGATTGACGTGTCTGCTGTTGCCGACAGGAGGAATTGTCAGTCCGTTCATCTGGTATGCGTTGAACCCTGTGTTGGTAGCCGCGAGTTTTTTGACTCCGTTTTTTGCATGGGGCATACTGGCCGTCTATTTAGGCAGTGCGACACTAATTGCTACACGTTTCGGGTCATTTGAAGAGATCATCAACGACATATCAATTGTGTATCTCGTTAGCACGCTGACAATTTTATTGGCAACCCTTTTTTCCCAACTAACGCGTGAATTACTGCTTCAGACGGTTTTATTGGAAAAACAGCAAGGTGACCTTGTACGGATCAATGAACAACTGACCGAAACGAATACGCAATCACGCATTATAATGGAACATATTATGTCTTATTACCGACTGATGGATGTTGCATCTTCGACTACGAATCCTCGCGTATTAATGGATAACATTGCTGCATCTGTAGCGACATGTACACAAAGTAATTCAGTGTTTTTTTGGTTGACGACAGTCGGTTATGAGAACAATCAATTCGTCAATAGGACGGCGAATGTCGAGTTGGAAGCGGATTTGAAAAAGGCCTGGAGCACGATACAGATGAAACCGGGTACTTTCATTAGCAAAATAGGCGATGAGCTCTATTTCATGAAAATCGTCCGTACGTCCGTCCATGTCGGAGTGATTGGAGTGGAAGTTTCCGCTGATGTTCCGATTACACATACATTCTTATTTAGACGCCCGTTTGAGTTCTTAGCAAATTTAAGTGAAATCTTGTTGGAACAAATGCATATGGAACAACTGAAAAACCAATTCATTATTAATGAAGAGCAAAATCGGATTGCCAATGAAATCCATGACAGTGTAGCGCAAAGATTATTTGGCATTTCGTATTCATTGCATGGCCTGCGCGTTCGTAAAGACACAATCACAGCGGAAGAGTTGGACGGCGAATATGCCTTTCTCTCGGAATCTGCGCAAACGACGATTAAAGAATTACGGTCAGCGATTTACCGGCTCAGCTCGTTTAAAAAGGGAGAAACGCCTTTTTTCGACCGCTTAACAACGTATTTGGATGAGTATGCCCGGTTAAATGCTATTCGCATTGACTATGCGTTGAAGGGTCATGAATCACTGATTTTTACAGAGTTAAAAGAAGTCCTGTACAGAGTGATTTGCGAAGCATGCGGCAATGCGACCCGGCATGGCAACGCAACCGTTATTAAAGTAACACTTGTCATTATGGAAACGGTTACAACAGTTGAAATTAGTGATAATGGCAGAGGCTTTTCAACATCCAAGACCATGAAGTTGAATGAGCAGGGAATTGGTCTAATGAATATGAAAAATAGTGTTGCATCATTCGGGGGAAGTTTTTTAATAGAGGCGGAAGTCGGGACAGGCACAACGGTTCAAATAGAACTGCCGGTAGTGAAAAAATTGAAGGAACAAGAGGTGGCTGGATTATGA
- a CDS encoding ABC transporter permease, which produces MARYILIRLTYAIITLFIIATLTFVVMKFLPGDPYGSEDDLTDQQIAVMNEKYGFDKPVTTQFALYMKNLVKGDLGTSFQYPGRDVKKVIFQKFPVSMQLGVEALIIGTLLGILLGIFSALKYNTIWDYGTTIVAVLGISIPSFILAVLLQLLLSVKLGWLPVGYWDGPLHHVLPVAALATGVVATISRYTRTEMLEILGSDYIATAESKGLSKQTVVTQHAVRNSLIPVVTVLGPKMVSLMTGTLVIESIFAIPGLGGQLIESIMTNDYPMIMGITLFYSALFIGVMLLVDVLYGVIDPRIRLSGDGT; this is translated from the coding sequence ATCGCACGCTATATTCTCATCAGATTAACATACGCTATTATCACCTTATTCATCATTGCCACATTAACTTTTGTCGTCATGAAATTCTTGCCCGGTGATCCATATGGGAGTGAAGACGATCTGACAGACCAGCAAATCGCTGTGATGAATGAAAAATACGGCTTCGATAAACCGGTTACAACGCAATTTGCGCTCTATATGAAGAACTTGGTCAAGGGCGATTTAGGAACCTCTTTCCAATACCCAGGAAGAGATGTTAAAAAGGTTATTTTTCAAAAGTTTCCTGTATCCATGCAATTAGGCGTTGAAGCGCTGATCATTGGTACTTTATTAGGAATTCTGCTTGGTATTTTCTCAGCGCTAAAATATAACACCATCTGGGATTACGGGACAACCATTGTAGCTGTTTTAGGTATTTCTATACCGTCCTTTATATTAGCGGTACTTTTGCAACTGCTTCTATCTGTCAAATTAGGCTGGCTACCTGTTGGCTATTGGGATGGTCCGTTGCATCATGTATTGCCCGTCGCCGCATTGGCAACCGGCGTTGTCGCGACAATTTCAAGGTATACGCGTACTGAAATGCTCGAAATATTAGGTTCTGATTATATCGCTACTGCTGAAAGTAAAGGTCTAAGCAAGCAGACCGTCGTCACACAACACGCAGTCCGAAATTCATTGATTCCTGTCGTTACGGTGCTTGGCCCTAAAATGGTCAGTTTGATGACCGGTACATTGGTCATTGAAAGCATTTTCGCTATTCCGGGGTTAGGTGGGCAACTAATTGAGTCAATTATGACAAACGATTATCCAATGATCATGGGCATCACCCTATTCTACAGCGCATTATTCATAGGGGTCATGTTGCTCGTCGATGTCCTGTATGGAGTTATCGACCCTAGAATACGCTTGTCAGGGGATGGTACGTAA
- a CDS encoding GntR family transcriptional regulator, with amino-acid sequence MSINKIKSVGRQPLNVVVYEHIKTAIIEGDIEPGTRLTETKVSEQMNVSTTPVREAFRRLASEGLVKIIPWRGAIVQEFTDTEITEVYQCRESLEMLAVELATEQIDAEGIRKLYALVEQSNETTDFTKYVDINSEIHNTLLHYANNRTLNNLLSQLNDVIYHNRNLSSYSDVRRAEIHEEHLQIVSSIEKRDKTAASEAMRIHVNNGFEYIKARLTKNEQPKIQKPDSV; translated from the coding sequence ATGAGTATTAATAAAATTAAATCGGTCGGTAGGCAGCCGCTCAATGTCGTTGTCTATGAACATATTAAGACTGCTATTATCGAAGGGGATATCGAGCCAGGGACCCGCCTTACGGAGACGAAAGTGAGCGAGCAGATGAATGTCAGTACGACACCTGTTCGAGAAGCATTCCGGAGGCTGGCATCCGAAGGCCTCGTCAAAATCATCCCTTGGCGCGGGGCTATTGTGCAGGAGTTCACCGATACGGAAATTACAGAAGTGTATCAATGCCGTGAATCGCTCGAAATGCTTGCCGTCGAACTCGCGACAGAACAGATTGACGCGGAAGGCATCCGTAAGTTGTATGCACTTGTCGAGCAGTCGAACGAAACGACAGATTTCACAAAATACGTTGACATCAACTCAGAAATCCATAATACACTGCTCCATTACGCCAACAACCGGACGCTGAATAACTTGCTGAGCCAACTAAACGATGTTATTTACCACAACCGGAATTTGTCATCTTACAGCGATGTCCGGCGTGCTGAAATTCATGAAGAACATCTGCAAATTGTCTCTTCTATAGAAAAGCGCGATAAGACGGCAGCGAGTGAAGCGATGCGGATCCATGTCAATAACGGATTTGAATACATTAAAGCACGCCTAACGAAAAATGAACAGCCCAAAATTCAAAAACCGGATTCCGTTTGA
- a CDS encoding response regulator transcription factor translates to MRVVIVDDHPLVRKGLASILTMSGTIELLGEATNGKEALELFKTTKPELALVDLRLGRESGLDLIKEAQHQGVRCKFVVLTSSTDEKDFMGAKELDVAGYILKEALPEELLHALNMIRKGRNYYDQGVLDFAINMRKAPGKERVMDSLTPKETEVLIELGKGLSNKEISQMLYITEYTVKKHVSQVLAKLNLADRTHAALYANAKGLVQYVVN, encoded by the coding sequence ATGAGAGTTGTGATTGTAGATGATCATCCATTAGTAAGAAAAGGGTTGGCGTCCATTTTAACGATGAGCGGAACAATCGAACTTCTTGGAGAAGCGACAAACGGCAAGGAAGCGCTGGAGCTGTTTAAGACAACAAAACCTGAACTGGCATTAGTAGACTTGAGGTTAGGCAGGGAATCCGGCCTCGATTTGATAAAAGAGGCTCAACATCAAGGCGTGAGGTGCAAATTTGTCGTACTAACATCATCAACAGATGAAAAGGACTTTATGGGTGCGAAAGAATTGGATGTTGCCGGATATATATTGAAAGAAGCGTTGCCGGAAGAATTGCTGCATGCGCTGAATATGATCCGCAAAGGGCGAAATTACTATGATCAGGGGGTGTTGGATTTCGCCATCAACATGCGTAAAGCACCTGGAAAAGAGAGAGTTATGGATTCCTTGACACCGAAAGAGACAGAAGTTCTCATTGAATTAGGGAAAGGGTTATCCAATAAAGAGATTTCACAGATGCTGTATATTACAGAATACACCGTGAAAAAGCACGTCAGCCAAGTGCTCGCTAAGCTTAACCTGGCAGACCGGACACATGCTGCGCTGTATGCGAATGCAAAAGGGTTAGTTCAATATGTTGTGAATTGA
- the opp3C gene encoding oligopeptide ABC transporter permease yields the protein MVKTTNKRQLDMFEKATMDKTQSEKIESSTNGFWSDAISRLLKNKASAIALAIIIILMLLSVFGPFMNSYGFDDQDVSRAYLPPKVPILENISWLGMDGTDINGNDQYAIKDVDTYFWFGTDSLGRDQWTRIWEGTRVSLFIALLAAAIDLVIGVVYGGISAYYGGRVDNIMQRILEILIGLPNLILILLVILLLQPGITSIVIAMTITGWTGMSRVVRGQMLKLKNEEYVLAARTLGAPHHKVIFKHLMPNSLGQIIITTMFTIPSAIFFEAFLSFIGLGIRAPQASLGSLASEGYSAVTIFPHIVIWPALIISLLLISFNILADGLRDAFDPKMRV from the coding sequence ATGGTGAAAACAACTAACAAACGACAATTGGACATGTTCGAAAAAGCGACGATGGATAAAACCCAATCAGAGAAAATTGAAAGCTCAACAAATGGATTTTGGTCTGACGCAATTTCCCGGTTACTTAAAAACAAAGCGTCTGCCATCGCTTTGGCAATCATCATCATTCTGATGCTACTTTCCGTATTCGGTCCATTCATGAACAGCTATGGATTTGACGATCAAGATGTCAGCAGAGCCTATTTACCACCCAAAGTGCCCATTCTTGAAAACATTTCATGGCTCGGTATGGACGGTACGGATATTAACGGTAACGATCAATATGCAATTAAAGACGTCGATACATATTTCTGGTTTGGCACAGACAGTCTCGGACGTGATCAATGGACGCGGATTTGGGAAGGTACACGTGTATCATTGTTCATCGCTCTGCTCGCTGCAGCAATTGACCTGGTCATCGGAGTTGTTTACGGTGGTATATCCGCTTATTACGGTGGGCGGGTCGATAATATCATGCAGCGGATTCTAGAAATATTAATCGGTTTGCCGAATCTAATTTTGATTTTACTAGTCATACTTCTGCTCCAACCTGGAATTACTTCTATTGTAATCGCGATGACGATTACAGGATGGACAGGCATGTCAAGGGTTGTACGGGGACAAATGCTGAAACTGAAAAATGAGGAATATGTGCTAGCTGCGAGGACTTTAGGTGCTCCCCACCATAAGGTTATCTTTAAGCATTTGATGCCAAACTCTTTGGGGCAGATCATCATTACGACGATGTTCACTATTCCAAGTGCTATTTTCTTTGAAGCATTCCTTAGTTTCATCGGTTTAGGTATCCGTGCTCCGCAAGCCTCACTTGGCTCATTGGCGAGTGAAGGGTACAGTGCAGTCACTATCTTCCCGCATATCGTCATTTGGCCGGCACTGATCATCTCATTGCTCTTGATCTCTTTTAATATTTTAGCAGACGGGCTCCGAGATGCATTTGACCCAAAAATGAGAGTGTAG
- a CDS encoding ABC transporter ATP-binding protein yields MQSNEVLIEVENLEKHFKVGKKQVVKAVNDLSFSIYKGETLGLVGESGCGKSTTGRTIMGLYEPTNGHVLFDGKNIHSGTGNMKTRAKNMQMIFQDPYSSLNPRMTVQDLISEGADYQRIATSKKERKELVGTLLETVGLNREHANRYPHEFSGGQRQRIGIARALAVNPEFIILDEPISALDVSIQAQVVNLLQELQEERGLTYLFIAHDLSMIKHISDRVGVMYLGRMVELTTSEKLYNKPLHPYTQALISWIPLPDPRVEKNRERIELRGEIASPLSPPSGCAFRTRCPFAMDICAQVVPAFKEIEEEHFVSCHLYEKKN; encoded by the coding sequence ATGCAGTCAAATGAAGTGCTGATTGAAGTGGAAAACTTAGAGAAACATTTTAAAGTTGGAAAAAAACAAGTAGTGAAAGCTGTTAATGACTTGTCGTTCTCCATTTATAAAGGTGAAACATTAGGGCTCGTCGGTGAATCAGGTTGTGGTAAGTCAACTACGGGCAGAACGATTATGGGACTCTATGAACCGACAAACGGACATGTTCTATTTGATGGAAAGAATATCCATTCAGGGACCGGCAATATGAAAACACGCGCTAAAAATATGCAAATGATCTTCCAAGATCCTTATTCGTCACTGAATCCAAGGATGACCGTACAAGACTTAATCTCTGAAGGTGCGGATTACCAGCGTATAGCAACCTCCAAAAAGGAGCGGAAAGAACTTGTCGGCACATTACTCGAAACCGTCGGATTAAATCGGGAGCACGCGAACCGGTACCCCCATGAGTTCAGCGGTGGACAAAGACAGCGTATTGGTATTGCCCGTGCATTGGCGGTCAATCCGGAATTTATCATTCTGGATGAACCCATTTCCGCACTCGACGTGTCCATTCAGGCCCAAGTAGTCAATCTGCTTCAAGAACTGCAGGAAGAGAGAGGATTGACTTATCTATTCATCGCCCACGACCTGTCGATGATTAAACATATTAGCGACCGGGTTGGTGTCATGTATTTAGGAAGAATGGTTGAGTTGACGACGAGTGAAAAGTTGTACAATAAACCGCTTCATCCTTATACGCAAGCATTAATCTCCTGGATACCTTTACCGGATCCAAGAGTTGAAAAAAACAGAGAACGAATCGAGTTGCGCGGAGAAATCGCAAGTCCATTGTCGCCGCCTAGCGGATGCGCATTCCGAACAAGATGTCCATTTGCCATGGATATTTGTGCACAAGTCGTCCCGGCTTTCAAAGAAATAGAAGAAGAACATTTTGTATCGTGTCATTTATATGAAAAGAAAAACTAA
- a CDS encoding aminopeptidase gives MNPIHTVKRMLQVNLNVLPGEDLLIVIDSTKKDLGNVFVQAGKAVGAVTELLAFEPSGKSGTEPPLSIAKAMKEADVAICITAHSLSHTNSRKHAAAAGTRVATMPGLTADMLETGALLADYEEVQKTGELIAEQLKNSREVTIHTENKVLTFRIDGRSPKVSSGLLRGCGQSGNLPSGETYIAPLEGTANGEIVIDGSIADIGRLTKAVTIRVENGKLVAASGSQGEALLALLGDGDGRMLAELGIGTNPMARMTGNVLEDEKKAGTCHIAFGSNHTFGGTIHADVHIDCVITRPQLFIDGKLILAHGKIVG, from the coding sequence ATGAACCCGATACATACTGTAAAACGCATGCTACAAGTGAATTTAAATGTCCTGCCAGGCGAGGATTTGCTCATCGTGATTGACTCGACGAAAAAGGACTTAGGGAATGTCTTTGTACAAGCCGGCAAGGCAGTCGGTGCTGTCACCGAGCTACTGGCTTTCGAACCGAGTGGAAAGTCAGGCACCGAACCGCCTCTTTCGATTGCAAAAGCCATGAAAGAAGCTGATGTTGCAATCTGTATTACGGCTCATTCCCTTTCCCATACGAATTCGAGGAAACACGCTGCCGCTGCCGGAACCCGTGTCGCAACGATGCCTGGTTTGACAGCAGATATGCTCGAAACTGGTGCTTTACTTGCAGACTATGAGGAGGTTCAAAAAACTGGCGAGCTAATTGCTGAACAACTAAAAAATAGCCGTGAAGTGACAATCCATACAGAAAATAAAGTACTGACGTTCAGAATCGATGGCCGTTCGCCAAAGGTCAGTTCGGGTTTGTTGCGCGGATGCGGGCAGTCAGGTAATCTTCCGTCCGGCGAAACGTATATTGCACCGCTCGAAGGAACCGCTAACGGGGAAATCGTCATTGACGGATCCATTGCTGATATTGGTCGACTGACGAAAGCGGTTACAATCAGGGTGGAAAATGGTAAACTAGTAGCAGCAAGCGGAAGTCAAGGGGAAGCATTACTCGCACTGCTTGGGGATGGAGACGGCAGGATGTTAGCGGAATTAGGCATTGGAACAAATCCGATGGCGAGGATGACAGGCAATGTGCTCGAAGATGAAAAGAAAGCGGGTACTTGTCATATCGCATTCGGATCCAATCATACATTCGGCGGGACAATCCATGCGGACGTCCATATCGACTGCGTTATTACACGCCCTCAGCTGTTCATTGACGGGAAACTCATTTTGGCACACGGAAAAATCGTTGGTTGA